The following proteins come from a genomic window of Aquimarina sp. MAR_2010_214:
- a CDS encoding pyridoxine 5'-phosphate synthase — translation MTKLSVNINKIATLRNSRGGNTPDLIQVATDIQRFGGEGITIHPRPDERHIRYQDAYDLKPIVTTEYNIEGNPIPKFIELVLAIKPTQVTLVPDAEDAITSNAGWDTKKHEVFLKEVISEFNRNGIRTSIFVDPVSEMIEGAAITGADRIELYTEEFASEYTKGNLKAIQPYSACAQQAIDLGIGVNAGHDLSLDNIKFFKENIPGLLEVSIGHALISESIYLGLENVVNMYLHRLK, via the coding sequence ATGACAAAGTTAAGTGTTAACATTAATAAAATTGCAACTTTACGTAATTCAAGAGGAGGAAACACTCCTGATTTGATACAAGTAGCTACCGATATTCAGCGTTTTGGAGGAGAAGGAATTACAATACACCCAAGGCCAGATGAGAGGCATATACGATATCAGGACGCGTATGATCTGAAACCAATTGTAACTACAGAGTATAATATAGAAGGAAACCCGATTCCAAAGTTTATAGAGTTAGTATTAGCTATTAAACCAACACAAGTTACTTTGGTTCCTGATGCAGAGGATGCGATAACAAGTAATGCAGGTTGGGATACAAAAAAACACGAGGTTTTTTTGAAAGAAGTAATATCTGAGTTTAATCGTAATGGTATTAGAACCTCGATATTTGTGGATCCTGTTTCTGAGATGATAGAAGGTGCTGCAATTACGGGAGCAGATAGAATTGAGCTGTATACTGAAGAGTTTGCTTCAGAATACACAAAAGGAAATTTGAAAGCGATACAACCCTATTCAGCTTGTGCTCAGCAAGCAATAGACCTTGGGATTGGAGTAAATGCAGGTCATGACCTCTCTTTGGATAATATTAAGTTTTTTAAAGAAAATATCCCTGGACTTCTTGAGGTTTCTATTGGTCACGCTTTAATAAGTGAATCTATATATCTGGGATTAGAGAATGTAGTTAATATGTATTTGCACCGACTAAAATAG
- a CDS encoding G-D-S-L family lipolytic protein, with translation MMRKNIKYLAILALGIIACEPEFDNPIDEAGTYTSGEADFSNYVALGNSLTAGFADGALYITGQENSYPNILSKQFAFAGGGDFTQPLMADNVGGFSNDPVTFPPRFVLVFDADGKPVGPKTYTGAAPSTDFTNSLGSSFNNMGVPGAKSFHLAASGYGNVAGVAGGLANPYYARFASSATANVIGDAVAKDPTFFSLWIGNNDILSYATSGGVGADNNAVPNLDPSTYGSNDITNTTVFAGIYSQLIDALTAKGAKGVVLNLPSVTSIPFFTTVPYAPLSPLNPDFGPQIPTLNATYAGLNLAFAGIGVPERAIEFSTTGASAVVIKDKSLDDKTVQLTAALTPTFGALKAALFGAQYGQARQATADDLLVLTSSSIIGKLNEARFAELVGLGLSQEEAGQLSVNGVSFPLEDKYVLVPAEQTAIENARTGFNATIAGLATAKGLAFYDAAADLAQAANGGIPIDGGAITSEFVSGGGFSLDGVHPTPRAHALITNGVLNAIKATYKANLPRVNPADYGTVTLSNDVN, from the coding sequence ATGATGAGGAAAAATATAAAATATTTAGCAATTCTGGCATTAGGAATAATAGCATGTGAACCAGAGTTTGATAATCCGATTGATGAAGCAGGAACGTATACGAGTGGAGAGGCTGATTTTAGTAATTATGTAGCATTAGGGAACTCGCTTACAGCTGGTTTTGCAGATGGAGCATTGTATATAACTGGGCAAGAAAATTCATACCCTAATATATTATCTAAGCAATTTGCATTTGCAGGTGGTGGTGATTTTACACAGCCGTTAATGGCAGATAATGTAGGAGGGTTTAGTAATGACCCGGTTACCTTTCCTCCAAGATTTGTGTTGGTGTTTGATGCAGATGGTAAACCAGTAGGGCCGAAAACATATACAGGAGCAGCACCTTCAACTGATTTTACCAATAGCCTTGGTAGTTCCTTTAATAATATGGGAGTTCCTGGAGCTAAAAGTTTTCATTTAGCCGCGTCAGGATATGGAAATGTAGCTGGGGTAGCGGGTGGTTTGGCAAATCCTTATTATGCTAGATTTGCTTCTTCTGCAACAGCAAATGTGATAGGAGATGCTGTAGCTAAAGACCCAACCTTCTTTAGTTTGTGGATCGGAAACAATGATATTCTTAGCTATGCTACTTCTGGTGGTGTAGGAGCAGATAATAATGCGGTGCCTAATCTTGATCCATCTACATATGGTTCTAATGATATTACAAATACTACTGTATTTGCAGGTATTTATAGTCAATTAATTGATGCGCTTACTGCAAAAGGAGCTAAAGGAGTGGTGTTAAACTTGCCTAGTGTAACTTCTATACCGTTTTTTACAACGGTTCCTTATGCGCCATTAAGTCCTTTGAATCCAGATTTTGGACCACAAATACCTACGCTTAATGCAACCTATGCGGGGTTAAATCTTGCGTTTGCAGGTATTGGTGTTCCAGAAAGAGCGATAGAGTTTTCTACTACCGGAGCAAGTGCTGTGGTAATTAAAGATAAATCGCTTGATGATAAAACAGTACAATTGACTGCGGCTTTGACTCCTACATTTGGAGCATTAAAAGCAGCTCTTTTTGGAGCGCAGTACGGTCAGGCAAGACAAGCTACTGCAGATGATTTGTTAGTGCTTACCAGTTCAAGTATTATTGGAAAACTTAATGAAGCCAGGTTTGCAGAATTAGTTGGTTTAGGTTTGTCTCAGGAAGAAGCAGGGCAATTATCGGTTAATGGTGTTAGTTTTCCTTTAGAAGATAAATATGTGTTAGTGCCTGCAGAACAAACGGCTATAGAAAATGCTCGTACAGGATTTAATGCTACTATTGCAGGTCTTGCTACCGCCAAAGGATTAGCGTTTTATGATGCGGCAGCCGATTTGGCACAAGCAGCAAATGGAGGTATTCCTATTGATGGAGGAGCGATTACATCAGAATTTGTTAGTGGTGGAGGATTCTCATTAGATGGGGTGCACCCAACACCAAGAGCTCATGCTTTGATAACCAATGGAGTGTTGAATGCTATTAAGGCTACTTATAAAGCTAATTTGCCAAGGGTTAATCCTGCAGATTATGGTACGGTTACCTTAAGCAATGATGTTAACTAA
- a CDS encoding CBS domain-containing protein, whose translation MKTNLYIVNEIEPLDVSIKVTEAQLLFNELTYTHFPVIKQNIYLGCISEADIRCFETDKTLDTYQYALEGFYVRENDNWLDILESFAQNNSNIMPVLDDNNSYLGFFELGDIINLFNETPFLSEPGNILIVEKGILDYSFSEISQIVESNNAKVLGLFISNMENDVAQITLKISDSDINNIVQTFRRYSYNIVSKHQEDTFLTNLKERSQYLAKYLNI comes from the coding sequence ATGAAGACGAATTTATACATAGTTAATGAAATAGAACCTCTTGATGTATCTATCAAAGTAACAGAGGCTCAATTATTATTCAATGAACTTACCTATACTCATTTCCCAGTTATAAAACAGAATATATATTTAGGATGCATCTCTGAAGCAGATATCCGATGTTTTGAAACCGACAAAACTCTCGACACATATCAATATGCCCTTGAAGGATTTTATGTAAGAGAGAATGATAACTGGCTCGATATTCTAGAATCTTTTGCACAGAATAATTCTAATATTATGCCAGTACTCGATGACAACAATAGTTATTTAGGTTTTTTTGAACTTGGCGATATCATCAACCTTTTTAACGAAACTCCATTTCTTAGTGAGCCTGGTAATATTTTGATCGTAGAAAAAGGAATTCTGGATTATTCTTTTAGTGAAATTTCTCAAATTGTAGAATCAAATAATGCCAAAGTATTGGGATTATTTATATCAAATATGGAAAATGATGTTGCTCAGATAACACTAAAAATTAGTGATAGTGACATTAACAATATCGTACAAACATTTAGGAGATATAGTTATAATATTGTTTCAAAACATCAGGAAGATACATTTTTAACAAATCTTAAGGAAAGATCCCAATATTTGGCAAAATACCTTAATATTTAA
- a CDS encoding OmpH family outer membrane protein, whose protein sequence is MKTKGLLLVAAVSWLFFTNAVHAQKGIRIGYIDMSYILENVPEYNEASSELETKVQKWKVEIEAELKEVEEMRKDLNNERVLLTKELIEEREEDIFFKEKEILEYQQKRFGPNGDLFIQKKRLVQPVQDQVFVAVQEIAKNKKYDFVFDKSADLVMLYSADRFDISDQVLLRINRASKRKQLNSKKDKKALERDEKRNLEQETEVSDRERAAQKRLSERELLLKERKIQRDSIRAAKKKEFEERRARLLELQKRKKDSIKDLKARKENLKNNDSSSGADSRKDND, encoded by the coding sequence ATGAAAACAAAGGGTCTTTTACTAGTTGCAGCAGTCAGTTGGCTATTTTTCACAAACGCAGTACATGCGCAGAAAGGTATTAGAATTGGCTATATTGATATGAGCTATATTCTGGAAAACGTTCCAGAATATAATGAAGCTTCTTCTGAACTCGAAACCAAAGTACAAAAATGGAAAGTTGAAATAGAAGCCGAGCTCAAAGAAGTTGAAGAAATGCGTAAAGACTTAAACAATGAAAGAGTCTTGCTTACCAAAGAACTAATTGAAGAAAGAGAAGAAGATATCTTTTTTAAAGAAAAAGAAATATTAGAATATCAGCAAAAACGATTTGGTCCAAATGGAGATCTTTTTATTCAGAAAAAAAGATTGGTTCAACCAGTACAAGATCAAGTTTTTGTTGCAGTCCAAGAAATTGCAAAAAACAAAAAATATGATTTTGTTTTTGACAAATCAGCAGATCTGGTGATGTTGTATTCTGCAGATCGATTCGATATAAGTGATCAGGTATTGCTTAGAATAAACAGAGCTTCAAAAAGAAAACAACTCAATAGCAAAAAAGATAAGAAAGCTCTGGAAAGAGATGAAAAAAGAAATCTAGAACAAGAAACAGAAGTATCAGATAGAGAAAGAGCAGCTCAAAAAAGATTATCAGAAAGAGAACTACTTCTTAAAGAACGTAAAATTCAAAGAGATTCTATAAGAGCTGCAAAAAAGAAAGAGTTTGAAGAAAGAAGAGCTAGATTATTAGAATTACAAAAAAGAAAGAAAGATTCTATTAAAGATTTAAAAGCTCGAAAAGAGAATCTAAAAAATAATGACTCATCGTCTGGTGCTGACAGTAGAAAAGACAATGATTGA
- a CDS encoding outer membrane protein assembly factor — protein MTKKLLITCFTLLALLISTSLSAQNLPGANGKEYIIGDIKVTGITSYNENTVITFTGLKKGERIFLPGDRISKVIKKLWDLELFSDINFYISNVEGDVADLEINIQEVPELNEVRIEGIKKRKSEELVKDNGLTKGAKVTENLITTTRNFITNKYKKDGFLNTKVAVNTIPIKDTVASNKVNMVVLIDKGDRVKVDKINIEGNEQFSDAKVRRAMKNTKRKRLLRLWKRSKYIRADYEEDKDNIITKYKEKGYRDARITSDSLIIEDDNSVSLNLNLEEGNKYYFGNITFLGNSVYTDRELARQLVIKKGDVYNGVLLEKQIADNSKPDADDLTNLYQNNGYLFSSIDAVETKVYNDTLDFEIRVREGKLTYFDHITVTGNDKTNDHVIYRTLRTRPGQRYSKDLVVRTVRELGQLGFFDPEQLEPQFKNANPQAGTIDINYPVVEKGSSQIELQGGFGGGGFVGTLGLAFSNFSIRNIFNKESYSPLPMGDGQTLRVRAQASRFFQTYSLSFIEPWLGGKRPYQLSTSFSHTIQFLLNNRTRKVDRNSKFLITGGSIGIAKRLNWPDNYFTLSQAISIRHYNLKNYNTRLFTFGNGSSNDLSYTIGINRNNTTVNPIFPTGGSEFNLVAKLSVPYSLFDGVDYGELSDRRDALEEERSNLDTSNSRDLVRGGEIGTEIGEIDQERFKWLEYYKLKFDGTWYTSLVNIGKKPLVLKTKAEYGFLGAYNNKRGNIPFERFFLGGDGLGATSLDGREVVSLRGYPNQSITPQSRTNNQDFDADGATIYNKYSLELRYPITLKPAASIYMLGFLEGGASYDSFKSFNPFQLSRSAGAGLRIFMPAFGLLGIDFGYGFDPIPGTNQANGWETHFIIGQQF, from the coding sequence ATGACAAAAAAACTACTTATTACGTGTTTTACGTTACTCGCCTTATTAATATCAACTTCACTTTCTGCACAAAATTTACCTGGTGCTAACGGGAAAGAATATATTATTGGGGATATCAAGGTTACTGGAATTACCAGTTACAATGAAAATACAGTAATTACTTTTACTGGTCTTAAAAAAGGAGAACGTATTTTTCTTCCAGGAGATCGAATAAGTAAAGTCATCAAGAAATTATGGGATCTCGAATTATTTAGCGACATTAACTTTTACATTAGTAATGTAGAAGGTGACGTAGCTGATCTCGAAATTAACATTCAAGAAGTACCTGAATTAAACGAAGTCCGTATTGAAGGAATTAAAAAGCGTAAATCCGAAGAATTAGTTAAAGATAACGGATTAACCAAGGGTGCAAAGGTTACAGAAAACCTTATAACTACAACTCGTAACTTTATTACTAATAAGTACAAAAAAGATGGATTCTTAAATACCAAAGTTGCTGTTAACACCATCCCTATTAAGGACACCGTTGCTAGCAACAAGGTAAATATGGTTGTTCTGATCGATAAAGGAGATCGGGTTAAAGTTGATAAAATCAACATAGAAGGAAACGAGCAATTTTCTGATGCTAAGGTGCGTAGAGCAATGAAAAACACTAAGCGCAAGAGGCTTTTGAGGCTCTGGAAACGATCAAAATATATCCGAGCAGATTACGAGGAGGATAAAGATAACATCATTACAAAATATAAAGAAAAAGGGTATCGAGATGCTCGTATCACCTCTGATAGTTTGATTATAGAAGATGACAATAGTGTATCACTTAATCTTAATCTTGAAGAAGGTAATAAATATTATTTTGGTAATATTACATTTCTAGGTAATAGTGTATATACCGACCGCGAATTAGCCCGACAACTTGTTATTAAAAAAGGAGATGTATATAATGGCGTTCTTCTAGAAAAACAAATTGCAGATAATAGCAAGCCCGATGCAGATGATCTTACCAATTTATATCAAAATAATGGGTACTTATTTTCTTCTATTGATGCAGTAGAAACAAAAGTTTACAATGACACTCTTGATTTTGAAATCAGAGTGCGAGAAGGAAAACTAACTTATTTTGATCATATTACCGTTACCGGAAACGATAAAACAAATGATCATGTAATTTATAGAACACTTAGAACCAGACCAGGTCAACGCTATAGCAAGGATCTTGTAGTACGAACGGTTCGTGAATTGGGACAATTAGGATTTTTTGATCCAGAACAACTAGAGCCTCAATTTAAAAACGCAAATCCTCAAGCAGGAACCATAGATATTAACTATCCAGTAGTAGAAAAAGGATCCAGTCAAATTGAGCTTCAAGGTGGTTTTGGAGGAGGTGGTTTTGTAGGAACCCTAGGACTAGCTTTTAGTAACTTTTCAATACGTAATATTTTTAATAAAGAATCCTACAGCCCTCTACCAATGGGAGATGGTCAAACCCTTAGAGTTAGAGCTCAGGCCAGTAGATTCTTTCAAACCTACAGTCTTTCGTTTATAGAGCCATGGTTAGGTGGTAAAAGACCTTATCAACTTTCTACATCATTTTCTCATACTATACAGTTCTTACTTAACAACAGAACACGTAAAGTAGACAGAAACAGTAAATTCCTTATTACAGGTGGATCAATAGGTATAGCCAAAAGATTAAATTGGCCAGATAATTATTTTACATTATCTCAAGCCATTAGCATAAGACATTATAATCTTAAAAACTATAATACCCGATTATTTACTTTTGGTAATGGGTCTTCTAACGATTTATCTTATACTATCGGAATCAACAGGAATAACACCACAGTAAACCCAATTTTCCCAACGGGAGGGTCTGAGTTTAATCTTGTTGCCAAGCTTTCTGTACCCTATTCTCTTTTTGACGGTGTAGACTACGGTGAGTTATCAGATCGTAGAGATGCTTTAGAAGAAGAAAGAAGCAATCTAGACACTTCAAACTCAAGAGATCTTGTAAGAGGCGGTGAGATAGGTACAGAGATTGGAGAAATCGATCAGGAACGTTTTAAATGGCTAGAATACTATAAACTTAAATTTGATGGAACCTGGTATACAAGTCTAGTTAACATAGGAAAAAAACCTTTGGTTCTAAAAACAAAAGCTGAATATGGTTTTTTAGGCGCATATAACAACAAAAGGGGTAATATTCCTTTTGAACGTTTCTTCTTAGGAGGTGATGGATTAGGAGCTACAAGTCTTGATGGCCGTGAAGTTGTTTCACTAAGAGGATATCCAAATCAATCTATTACACCTCAAAGCAGAACTAATAATCAAGATTTTGATGCCGATGGGGCAACAATTTATAACAAATATTCGTTAGAGCTTCGTTATCCTATAACACTAAAACCTGCTGCATCAATATATATGCTAGGATTTTTGGAAGGTGGAGCTTCTTATGATAGTTTTAAAAGTTTTAACCCTTTCCAATTAAGTCGTTCTGCTGGAGCAGGTTTACGTATCTTTATGCCAGCATTTGGGTTATTAGGTATAGATTTTGGGTATGGTTTTGATCCTATTCCAGGAACAAATCAAGCTAATGGATGGGAAACCCATTTTATTATAGGACAACAATTTTAG
- a CDS encoding alpha/beta fold hydrolase, which produces MKLHANVFGEGQPFIILHGFLGMGDNWKTLGKKISGQGFQVHLIDQRNHGRSPHSNEFSYDILADDLATYCEEHHLQNCNVLGHSMGGKTVMLFASKYPDLIDRLIIADIGPKYYPLHHQDILDGLSALDFEILKSRGEVDQELSAYVPDAGVRMFLLKNLYWKDKGVLGLRTNLKVLIENAHEIGVELSEQYSYSGHTLFLKGERSNYILEEDEARIRKQFPNSIIGEISNSGHWLHAENPTDFLEEVLEFIKK; this is translated from the coding sequence ATGAAGCTACATGCAAATGTTTTTGGTGAAGGACAACCTTTTATAATCCTTCATGGGTTTTTAGGAATGGGAGATAATTGGAAAACACTTGGAAAAAAAATCTCTGGACAAGGGTTTCAGGTTCATTTGATAGATCAACGTAACCATGGAAGAAGTCCTCATAGTAATGAGTTTAGTTATGATATACTTGCAGATGATTTAGCAACATATTGTGAAGAACATCATTTGCAAAACTGTAATGTTTTGGGGCATTCTATGGGAGGGAAAACGGTAATGCTTTTTGCGTCAAAATATCCTGATTTGATTGATCGTCTAATTATAGCCGATATAGGACCAAAATATTATCCATTACACCACCAGGATATTTTGGATGGATTAAGTGCTTTAGATTTTGAGATTTTAAAATCAAGAGGAGAAGTGGATCAAGAGTTAAGTGCGTATGTGCCTGATGCAGGAGTAAGAATGTTTCTTCTTAAAAATTTGTATTGGAAAGATAAAGGAGTTCTCGGATTGCGAACGAATTTAAAAGTATTAATTGAAAATGCACATGAAATTGGAGTAGAACTTTCAGAACAATATAGTTATTCTGGACACACTCTTTTTCTTAAAGGAGAGAGGTCTAATTATATTTTAGAAGAAGATGAAGCTAGGATAAGAAAACAATTTCCTAATTCGATAATTGGGGAAATTTCAAACTCTGGTCATTGGTTGCATGCTGAAAACCCAACGGATTTTTTGGAAGAAGTGTTAGAATTTATCAAAAAATAG
- a CDS encoding DUF6089 family protein has translation MRYLASLIIVVFFLQPIASQTYEVGLMAGGANYIGDIGSTYYISPNNAAFGAIGKWNRSKRHAFRASFLYAKLNANDDKGDDRRKQRGLSFSNSVKEISLGMEFNFWDWYLYDGESQFTPYLYTGITTFNYGALAVDANNQIDAYADKWSFAIPMVLGIKKTLGRNFVFGAEIGARYTFTDNLDGSNPDDRYGTGFGNLNNNDWYVFTGITISYTWGRIPCFCAF, from the coding sequence ATGAGATACTTAGCATCACTTATAATTGTTGTATTTTTTTTACAACCAATCGCATCACAAACTTACGAAGTAGGTTTGATGGCTGGAGGAGCTAACTATATAGGAGATATAGGATCCACATACTATATTTCACCTAACAATGCGGCTTTTGGGGCTATCGGAAAATGGAACCGAAGTAAACGACATGCTTTCAGAGCTTCATTTTTATATGCCAAACTCAATGCGAATGATGATAAAGGAGATGACAGAAGAAAACAACGAGGATTAAGTTTTAGTAATTCTGTAAAAGAAATATCGCTAGGAATGGAATTTAATTTCTGGGATTGGTATCTTTACGACGGAGAATCCCAATTTACCCCATATCTATATACAGGAATCACTACATTTAATTATGGTGCATTAGCTGTTGATGCGAATAATCAAATTGACGCATATGCTGATAAATGGAGTTTCGCAATCCCTATGGTTTTAGGGATTAAAAAAACATTAGGAAGAAACTTTGTATTTGGAGCAGAAATAGGTGCTCGATATACATTTACTGATAACCTTGATGGCAGTAACCCTGATGACAGGTATGGAACAGGATTTGGTAATTTAAACAACAACGACTGGTATGTATTTACAGGTATAACAATATCGTATACTTGGGGTAGAATACCGTGTTTTTGTGCTTTTTAA
- a CDS encoding isoprenyl transferase, with protein MIDKKQLNSNIPQHVAIIMDGNGRWAKKKGLFRAIGHENGTKAVKEAVESSAEIGIKYLTLYAFSTENWNRPKLEVDTLMKLLVNSLKKEIKTLQDNNIKLNAIGNLQSLPEKARVELLEVIEKTKSNTHMTLTLALSYGSREELIKTIKEISIKVKNGVISPHLINESVINEHLYTKDLPEVDLLIRTSGEQRISNFLLWQIAYAELYFTEILWPDFKKADLFEAIFNYQKRERRFGKTSEQLS; from the coding sequence ATGATTGATAAAAAACAATTAAACTCTAATATTCCGCAACACGTCGCCATTATTATGGATGGTAATGGACGATGGGCCAAAAAGAAAGGCCTTTTTAGAGCTATTGGTCACGAAAACGGGACTAAAGCTGTTAAAGAAGCTGTAGAAAGTAGTGCCGAAATAGGCATTAAATATCTTACATTATATGCTTTTTCTACAGAAAACTGGAATAGACCAAAACTTGAAGTAGACACCTTAATGAAACTTTTGGTGAATTCCTTAAAAAAGGAAATTAAAACACTTCAGGACAATAATATTAAACTTAATGCAATTGGAAACTTACAATCGCTTCCTGAAAAAGCAAGAGTAGAGCTTTTAGAAGTTATTGAAAAGACAAAATCCAACACACATATGACACTTACTCTGGCCCTAAGTTATGGAAGCAGAGAAGAGCTTATAAAAACTATCAAAGAAATAAGTATTAAAGTTAAAAATGGTGTAATTTCGCCACATCTTATAAATGAATCAGTCATTAATGAGCATTTGTATACAAAAGACCTGCCTGAGGTGGATTTATTGATACGTACCAGTGGGGAACAACGTATTAGTAATTTTTTACTATGGCAAATTGCGTATGCAGAATTATATTTTACAGAAATTTTATGGCCGGACTTTAAAAAAGCCGATTTATTTGAGGCCATATTCAATTATCAAAAAAGAGAAAGAAGATTTGGAAAAACTAGTGAGCAGCTCAGTTAA
- a CDS encoding NAD kinase: MKIGIYGQFYHKNSGIYIQQLLETLDKNGVEVVIEKNFLELINLHDEIDKTYSHFSTFEELDTSYDLFFSIGGDGTILKTVTYVRDLGIPIAGINTGRLGFLATIQKEEIKDTIALILDKKFYISSRSLVTIETLPATEEFGVLNFAMNEIAVSRRNTTSMITVHTSLNNEFLNSYWADGLIVSTPTGSTGYSLSCGGPVMMPDAQSMVLTPIAPHNLNARPLVIPDTQEIKLQVSGREDTYLVSLDSRIHTLPNETTIVIKKAPFKINMVVLQDDSFLKTLRKKMLWGEDKRN, translated from the coding sequence ATGAAGATCGGTATATACGGCCAGTTCTATCATAAAAATTCAGGAATCTACATCCAACAGCTATTAGAGACTCTTGATAAAAATGGCGTAGAAGTAGTAATTGAGAAAAACTTTCTCGAATTAATAAATCTTCATGATGAAATAGATAAAACATATTCTCATTTCAGCACTTTTGAAGAACTAGACACATCATATGATCTTTTTTTTAGTATCGGAGGAGATGGTACTATCCTTAAAACGGTTACCTACGTAAGAGACCTAGGAATACCTATTGCAGGTATCAATACCGGAAGACTAGGTTTTTTGGCAACCATTCAAAAAGAAGAAATTAAAGATACTATTGCACTAATTTTGGACAAAAAGTTTTATATCTCCTCAAGAAGTCTGGTAACCATAGAAACTTTACCAGCAACTGAAGAATTTGGGGTGTTAAATTTTGCAATGAATGAGATCGCCGTAAGCCGAAGAAATACAACTTCTATGATTACTGTTCATACTAGTCTTAATAACGAATTCCTTAACTCATATTGGGCAGACGGCCTAATAGTTTCTACCCCTACCGGTTCTACAGGGTATTCGTTAAGTTGTGGTGGCCCAGTAATGATGCCAGATGCTCAAAGCATGGTCCTTACACCAATTGCCCCACATAACCTTAATGCAAGACCTCTTGTTATCCCTGATACACAAGAAATTAAATTACAAGTCTCAGGAAGAGAAGACACTTATTTAGTTTCTTTAGACTCAAGAATACATACCTTACCAAATGAAACCACAATAGTAATTAAAAAAGCTCCTTTCAAAATTAACATGGTAGTTCTGCAAGATGATAGCTTTCTAAAAACATTACGTAAAAAGATGCTTTGGGGAGAAGATAAACGCAATTGA
- a CDS encoding OmpP1/FadL family transporter encodes MRKLLLFILFVSVTLVTYAGGYRVSVQGQRAIAMGHTGVAVINSAELVFFNPAGLVYLENKLNVSVGVSGIFTDVIYQNKEFGTSSETDSSVGTPLNLYGSYKVNDWMSIGLGVYTPFGSQVEWPTNWAGSHLVNNIELAAIYIQPVVSFKISDHFSIGGGPIYVTGSVNFNRNAGRATTDLEGNRSNITVDDSGVTNWGWSIGAMFNPTEDFHVGFSYRSEIIMEVEGGEATFTNFPDTTRPGVPANGTTTFNAELPLPAELTVGLSYEYKKWVFAFDYNRQFWEVYESLDLTFGNGSSSVNPRNYKNSSVYRLGLQYQATDKITLRAGYYRDETPVQPGYFAPETPRNDSDGFTGGLSFAVTPKLAIDASFFYLRFEEVDASYDFGTNSTGGTESFGGTYKSSAFAPGLGLTYKM; translated from the coding sequence ATGAGAAAACTTTTATTATTTATTCTGTTCGTCTCGGTAACTTTGGTTACGTATGCAGGCGGATATAGAGTTAGTGTGCAAGGACAAAGGGCGATTGCTATGGGACATACGGGAGTAGCTGTGATAAATAGTGCTGAGTTGGTGTTCTTTAATCCTGCAGGTCTTGTATACTTAGAAAATAAATTAAACGTAAGTGTTGGTGTAAGTGGTATTTTTACAGATGTAATATATCAAAATAAAGAATTTGGTACTTCTTCAGAAACGGATAGTTCTGTGGGAACTCCTCTTAATTTATATGGATCTTATAAGGTAAATGACTGGATGTCTATTGGTTTAGGGGTGTATACTCCATTTGGTAGTCAGGTAGAATGGCCGACAAATTGGGCAGGTTCTCATTTGGTGAATAATATTGAATTAGCAGCAATCTACATACAGCCGGTAGTTTCATTTAAGATTTCTGATCATTTTAGTATTGGAGGAGGGCCTATTTATGTTACAGGTTCTGTGAACTTTAATCGTAATGCCGGTAGAGCAACAACCGATCTAGAGGGTAATCGTTCTAATATTACGGTTGATGATTCTGGGGTTACCAATTGGGGATGGAGTATAGGTGCTATGTTTAATCCTACCGAAGACTTTCATGTAGGATTTAGTTATCGTAGTGAGATTATTATGGAAGTCGAAGGAGGAGAGGCTACTTTTACTAATTTCCCAGATACGACAAGGCCAGGAGTGCCAGCAAACGGAACTACTACTTTTAATGCAGAGTTACCGTTACCAGCAGAGCTAACCGTAGGGCTTTCATATGAGTATAAGAAATGGGTATTTGCATTTGATTATAATAGGCAATTCTGGGAGGTGTATGAATCATTGGATCTTACTTTTGGTAACGGTTCTAGTTCAGTAAACCCGCGTAATTATAAAAATTCTTCAGTATATCGACTTGGATTACAGTATCAGGCAACTGATAAAATTACTTTGCGAGCAGGGTATTATCGTGATGAAACTCCTGTGCAACCAGGGTATTTTGCTCCAGAAACTCCTCGTAATGACTCTGATGGATTTACTGGTGGTTTAAGTTTTGCCGTAACACCTAAGTTAGCTATTGATGCTTCGTTCTTTTATTTGAGATTTGAAGAGGTAGATGCTTCTTATGATTTTGGTACAAACTCAACCGGTGGTACAGAATCTTTTGGAGGAACATATAAATCCAGCGCATTTGCTCCTGGACTTGGTTTAACTTATAAAATGTAA